Part of the Prunus dulcis chromosome 8, ALMONDv2, whole genome shotgun sequence genome is shown below.
ttgccctagagtgagattggaacttttggcatgtttattgaagtgctggTTGTTGGTTGTTTGGATAATtatgctcgttttgacaggtgtaagttttgggattgaacgaaatataggggagactctgccgaaatttcggcaggagtcaaggtcaaaattttaagtaaaagggcaaataggtcatttgtgcccgacatttgccaagtgtcggacacgcacagggttcgacccGAATTCCaagcggaatttggttcgggtcctgtcactgtgcatgcagtcaatgctaccaatcattccaggAAATCCacgagactcagctttttgtAGAAGTCGTTGTAGGTCCCTGGGCATAGGTCTGCGCAGGTAGTCCCTGGTATACAGAGTTTcgactgcatcacaaaatcgcaccaaaCTCTCCAAaatagtggacttccccatccgggtgacctcatccacctgatcagcggATGACctatacgccaacattcgtatcacagctgtgaactttTTCTcgggaagaagtcccaaatttccagcacaatttttcttttgaacaaagtattcatcataattgcaaatatcatgcatgactttattgaacaaatggggttgcattctatatctcactcgaaaatgaacatcagagtacagagaatgtgggataaaatattcttccaaaagattcttaccccaagaatgtctatgtctgtccacattcgggcCACAGCTTTCTCGTGAACCACAGCGgctctggttttcttcctccaacaAAGCAACtactatgccaagttgctcatctagttttCTCTGCGCCTTTTTGCgtgcagctcgtctacgcattctttctctggtgtctctctcttgcctttccaaaacctcttgcatgtctaccattgagaatggagaatgaaatctaaaatttgagaaatggaaatgtagagaagatctggtgtgggaggtatgagctgagcctctggttttatagaaaaatttaggcagatagatatgacacgtggcgcaatcttagagggtgaaaatcttatctgaaatttgaaattgaaataaaatttatctgaaatttgaattttgaaatgtatctgaaatttgaaatttatcttaaatttaaaatttgaaatttatctgaaatttgaaaccgaaaatcttattcgatatgaatagtattgacacgtaggaactcaaaaatcttatccgaaaatattatccaaattaattgtttaagtaaacaaagttgtgaaaaaaaacaaaaaaatgaatagcatttgccatggcaaagggcaactgctggaaacacactttGCTGGGGGGGCTAGtgcagccactattcatgtgaatagtagctgccctagggctccccttgccatggcaaggggctaattgctggaaatgctctaaagACCCCAAGGAACTCTAGTTTTTCAATGTATGACTAATTTCAACTCAAACGTttatgacccaaaaaaaaaaaaaaaacattcaacTCAACATGTTTGCAATGCCTCGCAAAAATCAACAGAAAGTGCTGACGGGTTTGATCTGGGGAGAGTGAGGTTCAGAGGGACAAGAAAGgaaattgatttttctttgtttaaaaaaaattaataatcatATTTCTTATAtaattgaatttgaagaaaacaatattcatattttattccattataaaaaataaaaaataaaacaaagtgGATCCCATGTATGTCACTTAACAGATTTCTTAACCTAACAGCAGAGTCACATtgcaaaaaatttacaaatataggGTACTTTATTGTAAAAATTAAGAAGATAGGGACTAACATGTCTTAAGAGTGTAACCATAAGGTACTAAATTGTCGTTaaccctatatatatacactaaGGGAGAATCTTTAATACGTATTTTATGTTAAGGATTGGTTATATACTTCTAATCTTTGGCGTTGGATTGCATTCATTAAATGTGTTGGTAGTCTCTTAGATGCAATTTAATGTCCGAAATTAGAAGTATGTAACAAATCCTTAACTTAAATACTTAAATGTCGAAATAGTCCCTGTGTTTTAACcatttggccaatttagtcccCATGTTTTTAACTTGGCTGATTTAGTCCTTGTGTTTTACTCCGTAAGTTAATGTTGTCCATTccattaaattattaataaaaaagtttattaaagttttaaaaattaattaaaaaaagtgtaattgttttaaataaataaagaaattaaaagttcACTTTAatgataaacaaaataaaggtCTGCAAGCCTCAAATTCTTCGATTGATCACCACCGATTCTAACCCTCTAATTAAAAACTTATACGATTTGCATCTACGCTGCCAGTTTCTTCTACATGCCCATAATACAATCCATGAGGTGGATGAAAACATTAGCAAGAGCAAAAGGGTCCTGAGAGCCATGAAAAGAAGGATGAACATAAACAAATGGATTGTTGGCTCTTGCAATCATGCTTATCCTTTATCTTACCCGCTAGCCCACTGTTGCACTGCCTTAtgcttatttttgtttctcttttaaaaaaaagattaacaaagtaagaaaattttaaataaataaaaataatttggaaacCCAACCTCTAAATCCTCCCTTCTCTCCAGCAGCTGACACCACACCAAACCACCATGGCATAATTAgatatttttaattagtttcaataacatttatgaaatttgttgatgctcaaaatggcccggccaatattgagtccaacttagtgattatATGTGCtgggtcttcagcagggaagagggctgaggcccttggtgaaatgggTTGGTGAGAGACCTGTAGAAGGTAAAAAGGGGAGAAGCAaacgttaagcttcggacaccggtgtggtgccggccgaaggctctccgatgcctaagtcagttacgggtagtaattctggcagagtaacagtaaaagtagGAGAGTAGTTCTTGGTTTTACCTGgatactgttccctatttatagggaggtgaaagtgggagctttgcacaaagttccaatgtgggactttgtgcaagccattgtggtggcgacacgtgtcctggagattaggtttggcatttgggagcttcggcaggtgtctggcacctcggaagtgtgtcttccttcggcatgggagaaggcatggttgccttggtgctagtcgctttgaagctgggtctgctcgacctcggaagtgtgtcttccttcggcatgggagaaggcgtggttgccttggtgctagtcgctttgaagctgggtctgctcgacctcggaagtgtgtcttccttcggcatgggagaaggcgtggttgccttggtgctagttgctttgatgctgggtctgctcggttcattatggtgtaaacaaaatttttaaacaGCAATTTAACGGAATGAACAATATTGACTAACGGAGTAAAACACAAGAAGTAAATcaaccaaattgaaaacacGAGGACTAAATTAGCCAAATACATAAAACACATGAactattttaacatttaagcCATTGGAGAATGTCACGATATACTACAATGAATTTGAAATcgttattattttaattacaaaagcaaaagcaaattGTCTTGGATCAATTTGGTTCCCTCGTAATTACACGATTGTGCAGCCGTTATCAATTTGTAACTAACTGTACATGAGATTATTTCCACCTTAGTCAAACTAGCTATGTAATTTATATAGAAAAACATATTAAGAAACAATTGATGCGTTTGCAAATTAGTTAACAGTGGTTGCAATGATAGATCTTCATTACAAGATAAATTTCGTGTCGTTAACCTCAAACTTTGCAGAAGATGACAGCATAGGTTCCTGCATATCAATTAGGCACAACGTAAACGTCTCTGTAGAGTTATAGAAATAATGAGACAATGTGAAAGATATATGCCAAACTACTTTTACCCTTCCGCtatgaaaattaagaaacGCCTACTCGGATGAGTTTGTACAATTGGAAGAGATGAAGAAACCCCAATCTAACCATTTTTCACTCTTGGCTCAGAATACAGGTTTagaatttggggtttagggtcAAGGACTAATATGGGTTGAGTGTCTATAAGTGAATCGGGTGGGTCGAGTTTTGATCTATTGATGATCATGAGATTAATCCTGTAATCAAAACTTGTCCAATGAATTAATGAAGGTAAATTTAGATTTGACGTGAACCGAACCAATGTTACCTTGAAACATACCCATAATCAATTGAGATTTCAGTCGTTTGGCGATTTTATCATTTTAGTCTTCGTGGTTTCGgttttatcaattttatcTGTAAAGTTTTAAATCTCTTGAATTTAAggacaaatttaaaattatgtcAAAAATCATTCTAGTTccattacaaattttttcaaatctcATGCTCAAAACATAATAGAAATAAATTTGATAGAATTTGTAACATGATATGTCCTTAAATTACACgaatttagggaccaaaatgataaaaCTAGTAAATTATATCGACTAAATGAAACTTTTTGCctaatttttatgttaataTGTGTTGTAATCAATAACTATTTTATGtctctaatttttcttttatacaaATGATATTAGGGAAGACGGGATTAAACTCACATTTGGTACAAACAGATACGGAAGAAAAGTTAAAGATTTTGTTTGACATGGATCATGGGAACAAAATCAAACCTGTAAGGTTTTGTGTCGAAGTACTTTCCTTATGATCCTTGACTTGATCCATCTTTCGCTGTTAATATTTACAATGTGATTGGCCATGGTGTCAAGCAAACCCCCATATGTTATTTGAGGGTTTTCCTTAACAGTTTTAGTGAGAATGTATGTCATAGCAccattcatttcttttttagtaAAAACCTGCATTTACgattaaaacataaaataattaataagaaGTTGCTtcatgattttaaaaaaaaaaaacacacacacacacacttatTAGCAATGAGTAATGATCAAATATTCGAAAATATAAAGTGTGACGGGATAGTAACACCAAGTAACACGCTGATTTAGCAATTTTAAACTGCTACAAAATTTCCCAATTTTATCAAATCAtactacaatatttttatttatttattttttttcatattgcCACATACAGAGTTGCACGTATATTAATACTAGAAACAAATGGTTGAAGCAAAATCCCTTACAGTAGTatctgctgccattttatcaTCTTCGCAAGCACTGATTGAAATCGCCAGCCCACCACTTGTACTTTTTCTAGCACCAGATGGAGGAAGATTATTAATCCAAGTCCTCCTGCAAATTAAACTCAACTAATAAAAAACTGTCCTAATTATTTAGGATCAACTACATTAATCCCCCCAATTTTGGGGTTCATTTCAAATTGGTATACTTTGAAGACCCTACAAATGCAAACCTAAACCCTATTATCACTTTTTCTGGCCGGTGCTTTTGCTCGGCTTTGTTTGTATTATTCTCTACCCCTTTGGGGTTTGCTAAATGATAACTCCTTATACTAATTATACATAATTTGTGGGGGAGTAACACctaaattactctaaattaatctaatctacaTGAGATTTAAACTTGGGTGTAAAGAAATAGACTCACTGCTCTGACCAACTCGCCTAACCCACATATGCACACATATATATCATATTCATAAGTATATCTACGCAAATTAATGTATATTAACTAGTATATCATATAGTACTCACTGTTTTCGGTTGTACACGTGTTCGAGATCGAGAATTGTTCCACTGTGACAAGCATCAACAATAGCATGGAGTTTGACACCCTCCTTGAGTGGCCAAACAATGGTTTTGTTGATATCATTGTCAAGGATCATGCCCTCTTTCAGGAAATCAACGGGGCAAATAGTCTCATCATACCCATCAAGCTCATCGTTCTGGAAATCAGGCTGCCGTAAGCCATGCCCTGAGAAGTAGAATACCAAGGAATCTCCCCATTTGCAGCCCTCCACAAGCCATTTCAAAgaattttctatgtttttcttcGTTGGTATCAAATCTTGGGCACCCGGATCATCTTCTGCATCCATTTTGGTAATTTAATTGCACCGAAaacaccatatatatatatatatatatagtcatgTTCTTCttaacaagaagaagaggttGAGATTTAGGGATTTCAAGAGAATATGGAAGAGAGAATGTAAGAAAGAGTATAGCTTGTAATTCTGTATTTCTGATTATGTGTGAACGAATAGTAAAAGCTCAGCTTTAGTACAGT
Proteins encoded:
- the LOC117637562 gene encoding metacaspase-1 isoform X2; its protein translation is MVTTPITCSDSYDHQDTQESCIRSHIIACGGDADHKDKGGERGLRKKVKRFFHSKASSNSSGVNSSAVAMASFETSCRRKLRSGPSVVIPAAPAAACGGSNKRALLCGVTYSHQHRYMLKGTANDVSNMKNLLTNTFGYPAECIRILSDDPGAQDLIPTKKNIENSLKWLVEGCKWGDSLVFYFSGHGLRQPDFQNDELDGYDETICPVDFLKEGMILDNDINKTIVWPLKEGVKLHAIVDACHSGTILDLEHVYNRKQRTWINNLPPSGARKSTSGGLAISISACEDDKMAADTTVFTKKEMNGAMTYILTKTVKENPQITYGGLLDTMANHIVNINSERWIKSRIIRKVLRHKTLQEPMLSSSAKFEVNDTKFIL
- the LOC117637562 gene encoding metacaspase-1 isoform X3, producing MVTTPITCSDSYDHQDTQESCIRSHIIACGGDADHKDKGGERGLRKKVKRFFHSKASSNSSGVETSCRRKLRSGPSVVIPAAPAAACGGSNKRALLCGVTYSHQHRYMLKGTANDVSNMKNLLTNTFGYPAECIRILSEDDPGAQDLIPTKKNIENSLKWLVEGCKWGDSLVFYFSGHGLRQPDFQNDELDGYDETICPVDFLKEGMILDNDINKTIVWPLKEGVKLHAIVDACHSGTILDLEHVYNRKQRTWINNLPPSGARKSTSGGLAISISACEDDKMAADTTVFTKKEMNGAMTYILTKTVKENPQITYGGLLDTMANHIVNINSERWIKSRIIRKVLRHKTLQEPMLSSSAKFEVNDTKFIL
- the LOC117637562 gene encoding metacaspase-1 isoform X4, translating into MVTTPITCSDSYDHQDTQESCIRSHIIACGGDADHKDKGGERGLRKKVKRFFHSKASSNSSGVNSSAVAMASFETSCRRKLRSGPSVVIPAAPAAACGGSNKRALLCGVTYSHQHRYMLKGTANDVSNMKNLLTNTFGYPAECIRILSEDDPGAQDLIPTKKNIENSLKWLVEGCKWGDSLVFYFSGHGLRQPDFQNDELDGYDETICPVDFLKEGMILDNDINKTIVWPLKEGVKLHAIVDACHSGTILDLEHVYNRKQKSTSGGLAISISACEDDKMAADTTVFTKKEMNGAMTYILTKTVKENPQITYGGLLDTMANHIVNINSERWIKSRIIRKVLRHKTLQEPMLSSSAKFEVNDTKFIL
- the LOC117637562 gene encoding metacaspase-1 isoform X1; translation: MVTTPITCSDSYDHQDTQESCIRSHIIACGGDADHKDKGGERGLRKKVKRFFHSKASSNSSGVNSSAVAMASFETSCRRKLRSGPSVVIPAAPAAACGGSNKRALLCGVTYSHQHRYMLKGTANDVSNMKNLLTNTFGYPAECIRILSEDDPGAQDLIPTKKNIENSLKWLVEGCKWGDSLVFYFSGHGLRQPDFQNDELDGYDETICPVDFLKEGMILDNDINKTIVWPLKEGVKLHAIVDACHSGTILDLEHVYNRKQRTWINNLPPSGARKSTSGGLAISISACEDDKMAADTTVFTKKEMNGAMTYILTKTVKENPQITYGGLLDTMANHIVNINSERWIKSRIIRKVLRHKTLQEPMLSSSAKFEVNDTKFIL